The following are encoded together in the Bradyrhizobium genosp. L genome:
- a CDS encoding circadian clock KaiB family protein: MTSADGSGDRYKLRLFVTGSTPRSARAIANMRRICEENLEGRYDLEVVDVYENPNSTRELQIVATPTLVKVLPEPLRRIIGDLSDKERVLAGLNLTPVKPAG, translated from the coding sequence ATGACTTCTGCAGACGGCTCAGGGGACCGATACAAGTTGCGCCTTTTCGTAACGGGCTCTACGCCACGGTCCGCCCGAGCCATAGCCAACATGCGCAGGATATGTGAGGAGAATCTTGAGGGCCGGTACGATCTTGAGGTCGTCGATGTATACGAAAATCCAAATTCTACTCGGGAACTGCAGATCGTTGCTACACCCACACTCGTCAAGGTTTTGCCTGAACCGCTGCGTCGAATCATCGGGGATCTCTCCGACAAGGAGAGAGTTCTTGCGGGATTGAACCTGACGCCTGTCAAGCCGGCGGGCTAA
- a CDS encoding circadian clock KaiB family protein → MTDSNGDDDTTDFNLRLYVAGQTPKSLAAIANLRKICEENLAGRYKIEVIDLVVSPQLAAGDQIVAIPTLVRRLPPPLKRMIGDLSNSERVIVGLDLRPIGKSPA, encoded by the coding sequence ATGACAGATTCCAACGGCGACGACGACACCACCGACTTTAATTTGCGTCTCTACGTGGCAGGCCAGACGCCGAAATCCCTAGCGGCAATCGCTAACCTCCGGAAGATATGCGAGGAAAATCTTGCTGGCCGATACAAGATTGAAGTGATTGATCTCGTCGTTTCACCGCAACTGGCTGCAGGCGACCAAATCGTCGCGATTCCGACCCTTGTTCGCCGGCTACCGCCACCGCTCAAGCGAATGATTGGTGACCTCTCCAACTCCGAGCGGGTCATTGTCGGTTTGGATCTGCGACCTATAGGAAAGAGCCCGGCATGA
- the kaiC gene encoding circadian clock protein KaiC, with translation MPNRKSSITEPGSSVRLPKTATGIDGLDDLTLGGLPVGRPTLLCGSAGCGKTLFGMTFLVNGATQFDEAGVFMSFEEREQDLAANVHSLGFDLEGLISKKMLAIDYVRIERAEIEESGEYDLEGLFVRLGHAIDTIGAKRVVLDTIEALFSGLADTTILRAELRRLFGWLKEKGVTAIITAERGEGQLTRFGIEEYVSDCVILLDNRVQEQVVTRRLRVVKYRGSAHGTNEYPFLIDDEGISVLPITSAGLSHSISDEAVPTGVEDLDAMLGKGGYYKGSSVLISGLAGTGKSTFGAAFADASCGRGERSLYFAFEESPDQVVRNMRSVGIDLKKHLNSSLLRFEAARPSLFGFEMHLARMNRDIERFRPATIVVDPISAFRGPAAEIHATLVRLADVCKTKGITAVFTSLSGVDDLMSESERSVSSLMDTWISLRDVEADGERNRTLYLLKSRGMSHSKQIREYELADDGIHLTEPYLGPEGVLTGAARMAQEARERETDRERNEQTEQRKRQLMRKREALERQIAEMRAELDAEEEEVSKVVAHQDVRTASAASDRAAMAQKRGASR, from the coding sequence ATGCCAAATCGCAAATCCTCGATCACCGAGCCAGGATCGTCAGTTCGTCTGCCAAAGACGGCGACGGGCATTGATGGTTTAGACGATCTGACTCTCGGTGGCTTGCCCGTCGGTCGGCCGACGCTTCTATGCGGCTCAGCCGGATGCGGAAAGACGCTCTTTGGAATGACGTTCCTCGTAAACGGAGCGACTCAGTTCGACGAGGCTGGCGTTTTTATGAGTTTCGAAGAACGCGAACAGGATTTGGCTGCGAATGTGCATTCGCTCGGCTTCGACCTCGAAGGTTTGATATCGAAGAAGATGTTGGCGATTGACTACGTCCGGATCGAGCGCGCCGAGATCGAGGAAAGCGGTGAGTACGATCTGGAAGGTCTTTTTGTCCGGTTGGGGCACGCGATCGACACGATCGGGGCGAAGCGCGTTGTTCTCGATACTATCGAGGCGCTCTTCTCGGGGCTCGCCGATACCACGATCCTCCGAGCGGAACTGCGGCGCTTGTTCGGCTGGCTTAAGGAAAAAGGCGTAACCGCCATCATCACAGCGGAGCGCGGTGAAGGCCAGCTCACTCGCTTCGGTATCGAGGAGTACGTTTCGGATTGCGTGATTCTTCTCGACAACCGGGTCCAGGAGCAGGTGGTTACGCGTCGGCTGCGGGTCGTCAAATACAGAGGTTCGGCGCACGGTACGAATGAGTATCCGTTTTTAATCGACGACGAGGGAATCAGTGTCCTGCCGATTACGTCGGCTGGTCTCAGTCATTCCATTTCGGACGAGGCCGTTCCTACGGGCGTTGAGGACTTGGACGCTATGCTCGGCAAGGGAGGCTATTACAAGGGCTCAAGCGTGTTGATTTCTGGGCTGGCGGGAACGGGTAAATCGACTTTCGGCGCAGCTTTTGCAGATGCCTCGTGCGGCCGAGGTGAACGCAGCCTCTACTTCGCCTTCGAGGAATCTCCGGATCAGGTCGTGAGGAATATGCGATCGGTCGGAATCGATCTGAAGAAACATTTGAACTCCAGCTTGCTACGGTTCGAAGCGGCCCGGCCGAGCCTTTTCGGTTTTGAGATGCACCTGGCTCGTATGAACCGGGATATCGAGAGATTTAGACCCGCTACGATAGTTGTTGACCCGATATCCGCTTTTCGCGGTCCCGCGGCAGAGATCCATGCGACACTTGTTCGGCTCGCCGATGTCTGCAAGACCAAAGGGATCACGGCCGTATTCACCAGCTTGTCGGGCGTCGACGATTTGATGAGCGAAAGCGAGCGAAGTGTTTCCTCGCTTATGGATACATGGATATCGTTGCGGGACGTCGAGGCGGATGGCGAGCGCAACCGCACCCTGTATTTGCTGAAATCGCGCGGTATGAGTCATTCGAAGCAGATTCGTGAGTACGAGCTCGCCGACGATGGCATTCATCTGACAGAGCCTTACCTCGGGCCGGAGGGCGTACTGACGGGGGCTGCTCGAATGGCGCAGGAAGCACGCGAGCGTGAAACCGACCGCGAACGCAACGAACAGACTGAGCAACGCAAACGCCAGCTAATGCGCAAGCGAGAGGCGCTGGAGCGGCAAATCGCGGAAATGCGAGCGGAACTCGATGCCGAGGAGGAAGAGGTTTCAAAGGTCGTCGCGCATCAAGACGTTCGGACCGCATCTGCCGCTTCCGATCGGGCTGCGATGGCACAGAAGCGCGGAGCTAGCCGATGA
- a CDS encoding YlcI/YnfO family protein — translation MKQAITVRIDPELLAVARAHAKQENRTLTNFLETALKERIGLSRPSQASKRQPASRRVGRSGLKES, via the coding sequence ATGAAGCAGGCGATCACGGTTCGAATTGATCCTGAGTTACTGGCTGTCGCGCGCGCTCATGCGAAACAGGAAAATCGAACTTTGACCAATTTTCTCGAGACGGCACTAAAGGAACGGATTGGCTTATCCCGACCATCTCAAGCGTCGAAACGTCAGCCCGCTAGCCGCAGAGTTGGCCGCTCCGGTTTAAAAGAGTCTTGA
- a CDS encoding helix-turn-helix domain-containing protein translates to MKKLFSTSSVRPYERFDLWHAVACQTIVRHSSTPESRRTFEAEIETGTFGDIGLVSFATSPMAVSRTAQHIAQAETDDLFICRQTAGNLALEQDDRRAVLGTGDMTLLDPLRPYTARFSSGSKLLVAKIHRRGLEARVGEARRLLAIALTPEQPEHRWTSSLLAMLPTIAGRQGKTSEGIAQTQFMDLVASSLLNAEKPDRSSARSLARLNLRAAIENRLSDPNLDAAGVAAAAGMGLRYANALLSEDGTSVMRLALAMRLERCRRALEDRQQDHRTISDIARRWGFADMTHFGRSFRSAFGVVPREYRRMAKTDS, encoded by the coding sequence ATGAAAAAACTCTTCTCGACGTCCAGCGTGCGACCTTACGAGCGGTTTGACCTCTGGCACGCGGTCGCCTGTCAGACCATTGTGAGGCACTCGTCCACGCCTGAGAGCCGCCGAACATTCGAGGCAGAGATCGAAACTGGAACATTCGGCGACATCGGCCTCGTGTCGTTCGCGACGTCGCCTATGGCTGTTTCTCGCACAGCCCAACATATTGCTCAGGCTGAGACTGATGATCTGTTCATTTGTCGCCAAACCGCCGGCAACCTGGCTCTTGAGCAGGATGATCGCCGCGCGGTTCTTGGAACCGGCGACATGACACTGCTCGATCCGTTGCGCCCCTATACCGCTCGGTTTTCATCCGGCTCTAAGCTTCTGGTGGCGAAAATACATCGGCGAGGACTAGAGGCCCGCGTAGGTGAGGCCCGTAGGTTGCTCGCGATCGCGCTGACGCCCGAGCAGCCCGAACATCGATGGACCTCGTCCTTACTGGCAATGTTACCGACAATCGCGGGCCGTCAGGGCAAGACCTCGGAAGGAATTGCGCAAACTCAATTCATGGACCTTGTCGCCAGTTCGCTACTAAATGCTGAGAAGCCAGACAGGAGCTCGGCACGATCGCTCGCTCGGCTCAATCTTCGCGCGGCCATCGAAAACCGGCTAAGCGATCCGAATCTTGATGCGGCAGGTGTCGCCGCTGCCGCCGGCATGGGCCTACGTTATGCGAATGCACTGCTCTCTGAGGACGGCACCTCGGTCATGCGGCTCGCACTCGCGATGCGGCTGGAACGCTGTAGACGGGCCCTCGAAGATAGGCAGCAGGACCATAGGACCATCAGTGACATCGCCCGGCGATGGGGCTTTGCCGATATGACGCACTTTGGGCGGAGCTTCAGATCAGCATTTGGTGTTGTTCCGCGCGAGTATCGGCGCATGGCGAAGACGGACAGTTGA
- a CDS encoding putative bifunctional diguanylate cyclase/phosphodiesterase — translation MALTATLIYWVIIVMWLAVMVTVCLAFVRNPRTFGAVRLLLSVIVIDTARNIVENLYFGLYFGAKYGMLPASLGELLGNPAYLIMPKALNVVAACAVLGLLVLRWLPLASKERHDADEDMQLKAKALNQETEERTRLFETSLDLILITDRRGNFTQVSPNSLATIGYHPGDMIGRCASEFIYPADLDPTRREMKLARSGRHTLNFETRYVHENGSVVPLAWSGVWSEPEQKYFFVGRDMTERRLAEEQLRRLALFDQLTSLPNRASLHGDLRAILERDESEALRHVTVAVIDVDGFKDVNDTLGHPIGDLLLREVARRMTSALTSARVYRPGEDEFVLLFENCGDPLVGAAAIDTLLRSLGGAFDLEGQRVFITASAGLAIAPEHGSTVDELLANAELALYDAKKAGGGISRMYVQRLRADAMQRLKLDGELRRACENREFVLYYQPQVRTADGHVTGAEALLRWNHPQRGVLAPGTFIDGLCESAVAMDVGRWVLATACATAAAWRAKGLPAMRIGVNLFPVQFGNGGFLQDVERTLAETGLPPDALELEITENIALGRDDEALTALKQLRASGVGIAFDDFGTGYASLSCLRRYPLTRIKIDRGFVKKIGTRSASEDAAILRSIIAMGRNLGLEVIAEGVETTEQARFLRTEGCQELQGFLISRPLSADAFERFLSANKSELTPFMPDRTLTT, via the coding sequence ATGGCGCTGACGGCTACGCTGATCTACTGGGTTATCATCGTCATGTGGCTCGCGGTCATGGTGACCGTCTGCCTAGCCTTCGTCCGCAATCCGCGAACCTTCGGCGCCGTTCGGCTGCTGCTGTCGGTCATCGTTATCGATACTGCTCGTAACATCGTTGAGAACCTCTACTTCGGTCTGTATTTCGGCGCGAAATATGGAATGCTTCCGGCTTCGCTCGGTGAACTGCTTGGCAACCCCGCTTATCTCATCATGCCGAAGGCTTTGAATGTCGTGGCGGCGTGCGCCGTGCTCGGACTCCTAGTGCTGCGATGGCTACCGCTGGCGTCGAAAGAGCGACACGATGCGGACGAGGACATGCAGCTGAAGGCGAAAGCGCTGAATCAGGAAACTGAGGAGCGAACGCGTTTGTTCGAAACCTCGCTCGATCTCATCCTGATCACCGATCGGAGAGGCAACTTCACGCAGGTAAGCCCGAACTCGCTGGCAACCATCGGCTATCATCCTGGCGACATGATCGGGCGCTGCGCCAGCGAATTCATATATCCCGCGGATCTGGATCCGACACGCCGCGAAATGAAGCTCGCCCGCAGTGGTCGACACACCCTCAATTTCGAGACCCGGTACGTTCACGAAAACGGTAGCGTCGTCCCCTTGGCATGGTCCGGCGTCTGGTCCGAGCCCGAGCAGAAGTATTTCTTCGTCGGGCGTGATATGACCGAGCGCAGACTCGCCGAGGAGCAGCTCCGGCGGCTTGCCTTGTTTGATCAGCTCACCAGCCTTCCCAACCGGGCGAGCCTGCACGGTGATCTGCGGGCAATATTGGAACGCGATGAGAGCGAAGCCTTGCGGCATGTCACGGTTGCGGTGATCGATGTCGACGGCTTCAAGGATGTGAATGACACGCTTGGCCATCCGATCGGTGACCTGCTGCTGCGGGAAGTCGCGCGCCGCATGACTTCGGCGCTCACCTCCGCGCGGGTCTACCGGCCGGGCGAAGATGAGTTCGTGCTGCTATTCGAGAACTGCGGCGATCCACTGGTTGGAGCCGCCGCGATCGACACGTTGTTGCGCAGCCTGGGGGGTGCCTTCGACCTGGAGGGGCAAAGGGTATTCATTACCGCGAGCGCCGGTCTCGCGATCGCGCCGGAACATGGCTCGACCGTAGATGAGCTGCTGGCGAATGCTGAGCTCGCGCTCTACGACGCCAAGAAGGCCGGCGGCGGGATATCCCGAATGTATGTCCAGAGGTTGCGCGCAGATGCGATGCAGCGCCTTAAGCTCGATGGCGAGCTTCGGCGTGCCTGCGAAAACCGGGAATTCGTGTTGTACTACCAACCACAGGTGCGCACTGCCGATGGCCACGTCACCGGGGCGGAGGCACTGCTGCGCTGGAATCACCCTCAGCGCGGTGTCCTCGCGCCGGGTACGTTCATCGATGGCCTGTGCGAAAGTGCCGTTGCAATGGATGTCGGCCGCTGGGTCCTGGCGACGGCCTGCGCCACCGCCGCTGCCTGGCGGGCAAAGGGGCTGCCTGCGATGCGGATCGGGGTCAATCTGTTTCCGGTCCAGTTCGGCAACGGTGGCTTCCTGCAGGATGTGGAACGCACGCTGGCGGAAACCGGTCTGCCGCCCGATGCACTCGAACTGGAAATCACCGAGAACATCGCGCTTGGTCGTGACGATGAAGCTCTCACTGCACTCAAGCAGCTGCGCGCCAGCGGGGTGGGCATCGCGTTTGACGATTTCGGCACCGGTTACGCGTCGCTCAGCTGCCTCCGCCGCTATCCGCTGACCCGAATTAAGATCGATCGCGGCTTTGTGAAGAAAATTGGCACCAGGTCGGCGTCAGAAGATGCTGCGATCCTTCGCTCTATCATCGCGATGGGTCGCAATTTGGGATTGGAAGTGATTGCGGAAGGGGTCGAAACGACGGAGCAGGCACGGTTCCTCAGGACCGAGGGATGTCAGGAACTGCAGGGCTTCCTGATCTCCCGGCCGCTGAGCGCGGATGCGTTCGAGCGCTTTCTCAGCGCCAACAAGTCTGAACTTACGCCGTTTATGCCAGATCGGACACTCACGACCTGA
- a CDS encoding carboxymuconolactone decarboxylase family protein, protein MSLEAEVEVWRSKRALPYSTLWGIAEKTNITPQERNIVYLAIYENECTYCMAGHTNLSRMAKIGNAAIAAVRDGRSIADAKLEALRQFAAKVTRRRGVVGEADVAAFKAAGYDNEAVLDRLVLAATELISNYTKHLAQTPNDSFIKGGSGPHWAS, encoded by the coding sequence TTGAGCCTGGAGGCCGAGGTAGAGGTTTGGCGGAGCAAACGCGCGCTGCCCTACAGCACGCTCTGGGGCATCGCCGAGAAGACCAATATCACGCCGCAGGAGCGCAATATCGTCTACCTCGCCATCTACGAAAACGAATGCACCTATTGCATGGCCGGCCACACCAACCTGTCGCGCATGGCGAAGATCGGCAATGCGGCGATCGCCGCTGTCCGCGATGGCCGCTCGATCGCCGATGCAAAGCTCGAAGCATTACGCCAGTTTGCCGCCAAGGTCACCCGTCGGCGCGGTGTGGTGGGCGAAGCCGACGTCGCCGCCTTCAAGGCCGCGGGCTACGACAACGAGGCGGTGCTCGACCGGCTCGTGCTTGCCGCGACAGAGCTCATCTCGAACTACACTAAGCATCTCGCGCAGACGCCGAATGACAGCTTTATAAAAGGGGGGAGTGGTCCGCACTGGGCAAGCTGA